From Drosophila virilis strain 15010-1051.87 chromosome X, Dvir_AGI_RSII-ME, whole genome shotgun sequence, the proteins below share one genomic window:
- the LOC6633433 gene encoding myosin light chain 3, skeletal muscle isoform, with product MNGTVNEEEGIYKVSHFWTCAELLPALPHVIKLREIFQLFVRPLGSNALDILKVSECLRAMGVHFKESKLKACLVQRLLQFPRVKPPTRVSFELVLSIYCELAKLDNMPSAAMMINGLRCCDLNGTGKLPYEQLRRMLTTVGERLNESEASALLDTMKDDSGNVNYVALMENLFCTDGEAAAKLQQSSIYLEALGKNACHMDMQKRDAFIKALRSLDFTNTGYVSPERMLDLLNRTGDSFSSAELVTLTRGMTNSKKQIDYRRFLRLIMNE from the coding sequence ATGAACGGAACGGTTAATGAGGAAGAGGGCATCTACAAGGTGAGCCATTTCTGGACATGTGCCGAGCTGCTGCCAGCGCTGCCCCATGTGATAAAGCTGCGCGAGATCTTTCAATTGTTTGTGCGGCCGCTGGGCAGCAATGCGCTGGACATACTGAAGGTATCCGAATGCCTGCGCGCAATGGGCGTCCACTTCAAGGAGTCCAAGTTGAAGGCGTGTCTGGTGCAGCGCCTGCTACAGTTTCCACGTGTGAAGCCGCCGACGCGCGTCAGCTTTGAGCTGGTGCTGAGCATCTACTGTGAGCTGGCCAAGCTGGACAATATGCCCAGTGCGGCGATGATGATCAATGGATTGCGCTGCTGTGATCTGAACGGGACGGGCAAGCTGCCGTATGAACAATTGCGACGAATGCTGACAACGGTGGGCGAACGGCTGAACGAGTCGGAGGCATCCGCACTGCTGGACACCATGAAGGATGACAGCGGCAATGTCAACTATGTGGCGCTGATGGAGAATCTGTTCTGCACGGACGGCGAGGCCGCCGCCAAGCTGCAACAGTCGAGCATTTATCTGGAGGCGCTCGGCAAGAATGCCTGCCACATGGACATGCAGAAACGGGACGCATTTATCAAGGCGCTGCGCAGTCTGGATTTTACCAATACCGGCTACGTTTCGCCCGAACGGATGCTGGACCTGCTCAACCGCACCGGAGACAGCTTCAGCAGCGCCGAGCTTGTCACACTTACGCGCGGCATGACGAACTCCAAGAAGCAAATCGATTATCGCCGTTTTCTGCGCCTCATCATGAACGAGtga